The nucleotide window aAGGGAATAGGAGACAATGTCTCACCACTCCTCAACGACCAACTcgtaagcccgatccattgaccatatcaatatcaacataatcattcataaaaaaatttatctcaacaatataaatttcacaaactttaataaAACATTTTCAAAAACTGTAGTCTGGCCGgacccctttttaagggactgctactactcaccaaagatgCTTCAAGGAGCTAAGTCCGTTTCTCCGCGATcgctagaaaggttcctcgatgatgtCGTCCCCTGGAGCATAACGaccataacatcacaacaaagcgttcgatactacaatcTAGGTTTATTTAAgtcattgcatctcctcctaacCCTTGCACCTTAACTAAGACTTTATTCTTAATACTCCAACAACTCATGCCATGAGGTCATTTCTAAGCAATTAAAAGAATCTAAGGTTGTTTATATTCACCTAGAGGATTCTCAATActcattattttctttatatatcTAACTAACAAATATAACCATTTTAGTCcattaaaatattcaaaagaCTACTACACATCCAAGATCACTAAAATACTCAAATTTAGttgtgagaattagcttttactACAATTACAATTCCACAATTAGGTTCATATCACCACTTTGACCATATTTATTAATAACAACAttcaaatcccaatctcaccaCTATgtataaatcatcaaaattcTACGAATTCATTTCAACAATCATCATCTTCCCATTATATCCTAAGTTGTCCAATTTTACATATCATAGACACAAGAATAAGTATTCTCTCTATAATCCTCAAATTCACAAGTATTTAGTGTTTCATCCTAGAGCATCAATTTATCCTCAAGTTTACAAGTACTTAGTGTTTCATCCAAGAGCATCAATTTATTCGATTATTCACCATTATCATTACTTGCCACAACTCCTAATTTCTAACAGTAATTCAACAACTCAATATTACATATCTAGCTACTAATTTCAATCAACAAGACTcatctaattaatttatataaatttcaagATTCCTCAAAATTTAGGGCTTAATACATGGTAAAGGAATATGCAAATGAAAGTATGCCAATGAAATCAACCTCATATGAATAAAACATAAACATTgagaaagaagagaaaagaaatcaAGAAGGGTTTACCTTCTGTTTTGATGATCAGCAAGGAACACAACAAAACAGGCTTCAAAAATTGATGTTTGTCTTGAATTTTCGATGCTTAAACAAACAAGACCAAATCCCAATTATTTTTCCCCATTTCGATCGGACAGAAACTTGGGAAAGGAAAGGGTTCAATTGCTATCTTGCTAATTTCTACTTCAATGGAATAAAATCCTACAAGGATGTTGATATTACATGAAATTCCAATCAAAGATGGCTAGGGTTCGAATTTCgagaagaaaatcagaatttaaaGAAGAATAGAATAAAATTACACATAGGAATTGAGAGATTCAAACCTTAGTTTATTTACAccaacaatcaacaagaagagtAGGGCATCTATGAAACTTGGTTTACTCGACAATCAATGAATTGAATGAGGAAAATGAGTGTAATTTTGGGTTGTATGTATGAGGAAGAACTGAAGAAGGGAAGGGTTTAGTGGGTAATTATAATGAGTGAGAAGAGGGAGAAGAAATGTTGGGGATTTGAGTTATTGGGTACGAAGGGGTTgggtatttaattatatatatatatatatatatatatatatatatatatatatatatatatatatatatatatatatatatatatatatatatatatatatatatatatatatatatatatatatatatattattaaaacttACTTAACTCACTTGATTCATGGTAGATTTTCTAATTGGTTTAAAGcccaatatgattttatttattttaaattcccgaATGTTACATAAActgatactccctcctattcagcttaggtgttccatttccttttatggtcaagtcaccttaattgtcccatttctatttttggtatgcatTTTTAACtattatgcccttagtagtttatcttattttcaattataccctccattacccatactaattttccctcccttttaattaatcaacataCTTAAAATCCTAATTAACATACCCACCCATTTAAACACTCCCTCCCTTTTTAAACCTAAAACCCTACCCATCCCTATTCCTCTTGCCGTTTTCGTATTGTACTCATTTAAGAACCCTAATtctgggttgaagcttcaccgtcttccttaatttctttcgtgttgttctctgaaaaccctaaatctgggttgaagcttcaccatcttccttaatttcttttgtgttGTTCTCTGATAACCCTGGAtctgggttgaagcttcaccttattccttaatttctttcgtgTTGTTCTCATGGCAAACTCCAGTTCGCCTTTTAAATCCCCCCTGAAGAACCCTAACTCGACAATCAACTCACCcatgaaaaaccctaactcgCGTACTTCTTTACTTCTGAGAATCCCCAAATCTCCTTACAAATCGCCTTCTAAGATAGAGTTTAAGGGGTTCGATGATGGAAACCCTAGATCTGGACTGAAATCGTTTGAGGAAGAGTCTTTTAATTACTATGATGACTCAACTTCTATTGAGACTGATCCTAAGTGGGGAAGAGAACTTGACTCTGaaggtgaacccatttacacacctgagcctgatatgtatcctgatcgtgaatattcttccattgatgctgttttttcgaatactgattgtgaagaagaagattggcttgataagctaggtcctttctcaagtgagtttCTGTTCCTGTTGGTGCATGTTCattttgactgatgatgattattaatttaaacgtttttgtacGCATTTTATTTCATTGCTCTGTGATCTGTAAGTGAGAGCATTTTTTAGCCACCATAAAATCGACACAAAGggggtttggattgttttccaaTGTTTAATGCACAAAGATGTTTGATTTTCCACTCgatgatttcaaaaaaaaaaagaagtttatcTGAGAGTACTAAAACAACCAGTTTtttcattaatgtatatttgaatacaaatgtttcattgaaaacaacataaaatttttgttgtttgcatCTGAAACATTCCATGTTAAAGATCCCAAAAATATGTCCAAAGTCAAAAGGAATTTACATTTGAAACATGTTGCTGTGTTGGTTAAGGTTGTGTTGGCTGTTGTTCTGTGTTGTTGTTGCTTTACTGTGTGTCCCAAAAAATTTTGTTGATTGCTGTTCTGTTGTTCATATGCTGATTTCTGTTTCTCCTGCTGAAATTCGTTGAGATTGGTTGTTGTTGTTTTCTGATAATTCTACATTCAAATCCCCTTGATCAATCCCCCCTGCATAGCCAATCAGTTCCACAAGCTGATTCATTTTTTCTGTACTTAGCTTTGTGAAAAAATGTTGAAGTGAATCAACAACCAGTTGTTTGTCAATACTCAGGTAATCTGGTAAAGTCCCTTCCGTTGCtgcctttgttttgttcatgtgaggaaTGTGATAGTCAAACCCCCCTTGTCTTTTCATGACCTCTATCATACAAGCTTGTAAAGTGATGAATACAAACCTTAAACATTGTGGACTTAGATTTTGAAATGCATTATTCACAGCCCTAAGTAATTCTATTACATTGTAAGCAGCTTTTTGATATTGCAAAGATtgaattgatctaaaaaaaCCTAGATCTAGCACGTTCATGTCAGGGGAATTTGGAGGTTGTTGCAGTAATTGTATATTAAATCCATCTTTCATTGCCTCTTCTAAAAATTCTCTGTCATTGTGTGCTATATGTGGTTTGACATTGTCTTGTTGAATGTAAATATGCTTTGACAATCATGCAGGCCATTTTGCTCTTATAGTTGGCTGCACATTAATGATAAGCATTGCTTTAATGTGCTCttttgtgattgattgtattggttttGTTTCCAACTCCCCCCTTTTCTTGTTctttgagcttctttttgctGGCTTCTGTGTAATAAATGGCCAAATGCCTATCTtaccataaaaaaaaacatcaccTTCAGTTGTAAATATTGGCTTTGTAAcagcacacataaacatgatttttggaatgaacctttttgattgacactctctatgtggttctacttcacCCGGAGCTAGATAATAACTCTGTGTCTCTCGGGTTAGATAGAAgtgtttttcatctatgtgaacaacgttagtatatggcttaaacttgaatgcatcattttgttcatcatattcatatttAGATAATGCAAAGCTTAACCTGTGTAActtgttgttttcattcaaagtcggtttgattgcgtttgtgtgccTTCTTATGACTTTGTTCTTCTTCCACCTACACACCGTTATTTGTGACACGTCCATCTGCTTTGCTACTGAATGCTGAGTACCCTTGAGTTCATATTTAATGGCcttaaatttttcttcatcgaatttgattttgtttgctgCTTCTCTGCCCCCTCTCTTACTGTTGAGGTTAATCACTGTGGTGTTGTTTGTCATCTGCTTCTTCACATCATTCCACAAACGTGTGATTGTTTTCTTACACACTTGAAACTCAATCGCAAGTGCATTGATTGTGCCTAGCACTGGTTTGCCCTTCTTATTTAATGCAGACAGCAGCTTCTGCATTATTTGTTCTCTTTGTTGTGTACTTAAGTTTTTTGAAGGAGCCATTTTTTTAGATGAATGTGTAATAAATGACCATTGCCATTGTCTATTTATTGTTTCTGTTTTTTCATGTAATGATTGAATTTTTTTGCTGTTTGACAATTCATTTTTGGCGCCTAATACCCATTAATCTCAATTTATGCCCCTCCTAGTTTGATTGCTGTGTGCTTTGaaattttggttgaattaaTGGCGCCAGACACCAATTTTCGTTTCTTGCACTGGCGGTAATTTCTGATTTTCTTCTAAATTCCTTACTTTTGAACATTTTAATTTGGGGTTTCAAATAAATTTGGGTAATgtgatgatttttttcattttgaaaatttggttgCTTATAATTTGGTggctatttaagaaattattaatgcgtcatttttggtaatttgaaaaatctgaagtcaatgatcgcaaaaaaattcgcactcacatgatcagtaacgactgcaactacaccgaagctgttgaagaattgagaaggctATCTGAGATACCGTAActgatgtatttaattttcttagtactcttgagaaatttatgtaatttccaaaaattattataaacgtaggacttaattatgtaattccgGACTTAATTAGATGATCGATGTAATTTTGGCGttgtattgaaaaaaaatttcaaacttttggTGCCAAAAAAATCAGCTTTTAAATTGGGCTAGAAAGTGCTTGAAATTGGTGGGAatcattaattccttaatcgttacaattaaaaacccataatactactctctctcctacccttagggtcccattttgacttttcttaaaATACGTGAAAAGTTAAATGAGACACCTatgctgaataggagggaatattaGTTATCAATTAAAATCgtttataattataatgataaaaaattaattttactgtaattgtaactaattgtcAGCAATTTTTCCGATTAAAACTAATTCTActaattgtaaatttgtaactgatttttattttttactgactacttaattttttaaggtGAACTAAATAAGACATAAGTAAACTGATATTAGTGTATATGGCATGTTGAGAATCAAGTTCAAGGGACTAGGGAGGATTATGGGCATAGGGTGCCGTAAGCATTAGCATGCCGCTAGGGCGAGCAATCAGACGCGAGAAGTTCTATCTTTGTATTAGTTCCATCTTATATCTAATTAGAGGATGTTTATAGATCTTTGAGTTATGTGCATTTTGATGATTCAAACAACATTCATACAACAAAAGCAATGTTAATTGTAACGCCTAGCCAGCCCATTGCACATGTCTATTCATATCATAGCACATCCTTTCCGTATCAAAAAAGGCCAAGATTTGGTTTTTCATAATTTCCAGAATTTGTTTAGGatcattatatataaaataaaccatCATCAAGGACCACCAAAGGTGACTACATGTTTTTTACTTTTACCCCTCATATGAACATCAAAAGCACCATAGTTAGGATTATTTGCATAAGCTTCAGTATCAGCAGCATCAACAACACTATAATTCTCATTCACCACCACAAAATCTGTGCAATAGGCATCCATGTTCATAGCCGGAGCGAAATCAGGATAAGCACCCGCTCCCATTTCTGGAGGCGGCAACGTTGCTATCGTGTTTATTTCTCCTCCACATGCTGCGTAAGTTGCCGACTTTTTTAAGCCTTCAAAGATATCATTTGGCCAAAATCCTACTGCAATTGGTGGGTACATTGCCACTTCAAGCCACCAATTTCCAGAAACCTTCTCCTGTTACATACAATATGTATGAATAATGGATTACGATGATTAGAATAGTTATGAATGGATTAACAAGTTAAGGATTTGAATCTGTTTGCAAATTTGCCtgataaataaaaaacttgTTCACGAATATTTGTCCTCCTCTTTTTGAGATTGGGTGCATGACAAAGTCAAGAAGAATATCCGATCTAACAATGATGAAGCCGCATTCAGAATTGAAGCAGTGTAAATCCCCCGCCTGTGAAGATAATATAAACGAAATCAATTACTGGGCCAATTTAATCTCATCAAAAATAGAGTTAGAAATATCTGTCTCaacccaaaaacaaaacttaagcCTAACCCAAACTTGCCGAGAGAATCGACTGAACACGAAACTCAAACTGTCAAACACCAATCACCCAAATTTCAGCTCTAACCAAAATCAACGTACTTTACAAAATTCCATTACCGCAATGCCATTAAATCGATCTTGGAGGGTCggatgtacacaaccttacccttgtcaCTTGTTACTGATgataaagaggttgtttccgatttACCTTTTGTAACAAACACCatcgcaacttcacataaataagaagtgcacatgatccAAATTCAATGTACTTTGGTTTGCACTAATATAATTTAAGTGAAGACCGGACATTTTAATCTTTAACAActctttcattttctttaaagcCCAAGACAAACTCGATGATTTATAGCTTATACcttacaaaatttttatttttttactaagaGAGTTCTTTGTAGATCTTTTGAATAAAACTTTCTATTACTAGCATAAATCAACTGAAAGACTTACAACTGCATAAATGAAGAACCTCGTCAAATTGTCTTTGTACTTAGATGGATTAACCTGACAGTCAAGCAAAACAACAAAAGGTTCTGTGATTGCTGTAATATGGATTAACGAGTAGATTCACCTTGTTTTCTTGTGTTCAATGATATGCACCCTAcgaattaattgaaaataataacaCCAACAAAATGTAACAGAAATAACTCACTGTCCAACCAGCAATTATGGAATCACCACCGCCTCTGATAATTATTTCCCCTGAACTGTACTGGGAAAGAAAAACTCTTGGGTTATAAATGCTAAAAACGCCACCAACTCCGTAATAATTCTTCCAAGGATTGCTTTTTGTTTGACCTAATGCATACTACATCACAGAGTGAGTATGAATCAGTTGCAATTACATTTTCGCCAGGTGAAGAGAAAAAACCGCAAGCTACAACATTCCATtaacccaatgccattaagtggctcccacctagggtggGGTTTGAGAGGCTCGAACGTACACAATCTTAcctttgttaatgataaaactaacaaaaagattgtttttgattgatccttgtagcaaacatcatgtgcATCTTCACataataagaagtgcacatgatttgatGAGCCATTTTACTTTatccattataatccaaaaccaaataACTATAAATTTTTTGCCGGATCGAAATAATGGACATAAAAAAACAGAAAGCTAGCAAAATGTAAAAGCATACCGAAGATCAAGCCAAAAAAAGGATGAAGAAAGGTCATACTTTCCCCTTTTCACAGAGTCGTAAACCCTTGCAAACCCCAGGTTTCCAAGAACTTAAATAAGTTTGCCTATGAACCCAACTATATAGTTGATGCTTGTTTTCAAGTACAATTGCACAATGAcgtatttaacaaaataataagcATTTCAACGAAAATATAATCCTGTTAAATGGACTGTTCATATTACCTCGTGTACCCATGTCTGATCCTCAATATTCAGTCATGGGTGCAATGATTctacacttcattttaggctaAAAATCATTTATTTTATCACAATTTACCAAGTCGGACGCTCGGATCCATACCCAAATCCAGTACTTGTAGCCGAGTCCACGAAACATAGGTATAATCTCAGGATATGTATAGTATCCCCATCAGAAAATTAGGAGCAATAGTATCTGTAATCTCTAACTAACACTAGAaaaatgttacacataactgtCCTATTGTCTCATTCCCGGTCTTGACATTAATTAGCAAAAACAAAGTGCCAACTTTTAGTATGAATTCTCTCGCATTTATACCTCATATTTAGGGCATAACAGATTTCATTTTCAGGGCCAGGTAGTGTAGAATGATTAAGCAATTTATATTAAGCAATTGACTGAATTCTCTAAATTTAGCTCAAAAACTCACAACAGTTCCAGATATGTATTCGGTTCCACCATTGGGATTCACTCTTTCTGCAGAATGATTAAGATGGTTTTCAGTTCGGGAAATGTTATCTTTGTCATTCCCTCTTCTAATTGGAACTGTTCCAGGAGGGCAGCCTCCATCCTTTAACAAGATCACATTTGCTGGCCTTTCATTCTTCCTCAAAGAAACATCATTGTTTTGGATCCATTTAGGCCTAGAAGTTGGCCTCATCTGCACAAATTTAGATTACATGGCAAAGTTAATAGATGCTTGCATGCACAAAGCGTTTTAAGAcataataaagaaagaaaattacCCCAGGATAGAAAGAATGGTTTTTTAAGAGTGGGTGATTAAATGTTGGCTGCTTGTAAAAATCTACACATTCATATACATCCCCGTACTCAGTCTGTACACCATCCAGAAAACATCATTCACATTTGAAttcaattaaaagaaaattgagaCAAGTCTTAAAGACATAAACCAGTGCAGCTATTCTACCTCAATTGTCATGATAGTAGATGGCGATACATCTTTCCTGGACACTCGGATAGCATTAGTTTCAAAACATGACAGAAGGAAACTAGCAACATACAGAGCTCTGAACATCATCTTGCAAACTGCATCATAAAGAGtttttttagagaaaaaaaagaacaaaaaatagcAGTTTCTGCTGAGAACTTTAGAACCTTCATTACCAATCCGCAGGACTCCTGATCTGCTGCTGCTATGACTGAAACAGTGAAACTTCACTTTCTTAAGGAACATGTAGACTTTAATAGTAGAGTGGGACATCGATAATACAAACAATGTAAATAAAGAGAGGGAGACATTTAATGGCTAGCAGAACAGGGACACCATGCTCAATGAGTAAGTTTCAGAAAAAGtacaacaagaacaaaaaaataaataaataagagaatCATGTATGATATCACAGATTACAGcaagaaaacaaacaaatacCTCTAAATGAacataaattacaaaaataagaaaaatcgCCTATGATATTGCAAAGCAAGGAAACGAAACAAATACCCCTAAACGAACAAATCCAAAGAAGACTTCAATGATGGATCGAAAACTGAGGCTCATAGTAAAGATGTGCATTTTGATTTATATAAAGGTAAAAGAAGTGCAAAATCACATACATAAATTTCAGAGCATTTGTGTATATTCTTAAGTATATTCCATGGtatataaaagatattaaatgCTCAATAATGGAAGAACTTGGATTGTTTAGGGCACACAAGGAAATTCAATAAAGAGGAAGATAACATGTATTGAATTGGAGTTGATTAATTGTACCAAATTTGCACATGAACAAAATAGATTGTTACCAAAAAAATATGTTTAGCACACCTTACCATTTT belongs to Amaranthus tricolor cultivar Red isolate AtriRed21 chromosome 17, ASM2621246v1, whole genome shotgun sequence and includes:
- the LOC130804825 gene encoding uncharacterized protein LOC130804825 isoform X3, with translation MMFRALYVASFLLSCFETNAIRVSRKDVSPSTIMTIETEYGDVYECVDFYKQPTFNHPLLKNHSFYPGMRPTSRPKWIQNNDVSLRKNERPANVILLKDGGCPPGTVPIRRGNDKDNISRTENHLNHSAERVNPNGGTEYISGTVYALGQTKSNPWKNYYGVGGVFSIYNPRVFLSQYSSGEIIIRGGGDSIIAGWTVNPSKYKDNLTRFFIYAVAGDLHCFNSECGFIIVRSDILLDFVMHPISKRGGQIFVNKFFIYQEKVSGNWWLEVAMYPPIAVGFWPNDIFEGLKKSATYAACGGEINTIATLPPPEMGAGAYPDFAPAMNMDAYCTDFVVVNENYSVVDAADTEAYANNPNYGAFDVHMRGKSKKHVVTFGGP
- the LOC130804825 gene encoding uncharacterized protein LOC130804825 isoform X2 codes for the protein MSHSTIKVYMFLKKVKFHCFSHSSSRSGVLRIVCKMMFRALYVASFLLSCFETNAIRVSRKDVSPSTIMTIETEYGDVYECVDFYKQPTFNHPLLKNHSFYPGMRPTSRPKWIQNNDVSLRKNERPANVILLKDGGCPPGTVPIRRGNDKDNISRTENHLNHSAERVNPNGGTEYISGTVYALGQTKSNPWKNYYGVGGVFSIYNPRVFLSQYSSGEIIIRGGGDSIIAGWTVNPSKYKDNLTRFFIYAVAGDLHCFNSECGFIIVRSDILLDFVMHPISKRGGQIFVNKFFIYQEKVSGNWWLEVAMYPPIAVGFWPNDIFEGLKKSATYAACGGEINTIATLPPPEMGAGAYPDFAPAMNMDAYCTDFVVVNENYSVVDAADTEAYANNPNYGAFDVHMRGKSKKHVVTFGGP
- the LOC130804825 gene encoding uncharacterized protein LOC130804825 isoform X1, giving the protein MSHSTIKVYMFLKKVKFHCFSHSSSRSGVLRIGNEGSKVLSRNCYFLFFFFSKKTLYDAVCKMMFRALYVASFLLSCFETNAIRVSRKDVSPSTIMTIETEYGDVYECVDFYKQPTFNHPLLKNHSFYPGMRPTSRPKWIQNNDVSLRKNERPANVILLKDGGCPPGTVPIRRGNDKDNISRTENHLNHSAERVNPNGGTEYISGTVYALGQTKSNPWKNYYGVGGVFSIYNPRVFLSQYSSGEIIIRGGGDSIIAGWTVNPSKYKDNLTRFFIYAVAGDLHCFNSECGFIIVRSDILLDFVMHPISKRGGQIFVNKFFIYQEKVSGNWWLEVAMYPPIAVGFWPNDIFEGLKKSATYAACGGEINTIATLPPPEMGAGAYPDFAPAMNMDAYCTDFVVVNENYSVVDAADTEAYANNPNYGAFDVHMRGKSKKHVVTFGGP